One region of Aeromicrobium sp. Sec7.5 genomic DNA includes:
- a CDS encoding YhgE/Pip domain-containing protein, translating to MIPSPSLPWFELARLRRSRLARAAVVAVTIVPLLYGALYIWANLDPTGNLDQVRAAVVNEDEIVEVTGPDGTTQPVAIGRVLAADLIGDDDGSNYDWVLTDAEDASDGLASGEYKAVLTIPANLSAAATSTSGDPAEAVQGQLDLRTNDGVNYINGTIAERILDAARTALNAQVTETYLDNVYLGFSDIRASLQEAADGAAKLAGGARQLTDGTAAAESGAQQLADGNRALADGAAQLDGAVAQLASGLGLLRSQTSTLTQDTQRLADGAGQVAAGTDQINQTVQSVTQQLLDATSNASADIDALAAQLTALADQCEAEVPVEGCAALREAANQSDELKAFVGTVRGQAEQVRADTATLAAGANQVAAGNRQLAGAVPTLISALDQAAGGASALADGSGRLADGAATAASGADELAAGVGQLVDGAEQLVTGASDLADGLADGADEVPVYGDEERANLASTVATPIEDAAKRVNGVENYGTALAPYFMALALWVGAMAIYLLLRPFSDRAIASTAGSARIALAGLAPGVVLSAVQALLLVAVVEGAVGIQPADRLLLVGTALAAGVVFTALNQMFIALFGAAGRFLALVVVSLQLTSAGGTYPIETAPGFFNFFHDLLPMTYVVDLFRAATAGGGQSVARDFSALGVFTVLALSVTVIAAHRRQRVTMGRLHPELVV from the coding sequence ATGATCCCCTCCCCATCCCTGCCCTGGTTCGAGCTCGCGCGGTTGCGCCGCAGTCGGCTCGCCCGTGCGGCCGTCGTCGCGGTGACGATCGTGCCGCTGCTCTACGGGGCGCTCTACATCTGGGCCAACCTCGACCCGACCGGCAACCTCGACCAGGTGCGGGCCGCGGTCGTCAACGAGGACGAGATCGTCGAGGTCACCGGCCCCGACGGCACGACCCAGCCGGTCGCGATCGGCCGGGTCCTGGCCGCCGACCTGATCGGTGACGACGACGGGTCGAACTACGACTGGGTCCTGACCGACGCCGAGGACGCCTCGGACGGGCTCGCCTCGGGTGAGTACAAGGCGGTCCTCACGATCCCCGCGAACCTCTCGGCCGCCGCGACCTCGACCTCGGGCGACCCGGCCGAGGCCGTCCAGGGCCAGCTCGACCTGCGCACCAATGACGGCGTGAACTACATCAACGGCACCATCGCCGAACGCATCCTCGACGCGGCCCGCACGGCGCTGAACGCCCAGGTCACCGAGACCTACCTCGACAACGTCTACCTCGGCTTCAGCGACATCCGCGCCTCGCTTCAGGAGGCTGCCGACGGTGCGGCGAAGCTGGCCGGCGGTGCCCGCCAGCTCACCGACGGGACCGCGGCCGCCGAGTCCGGGGCCCAGCAGCTCGCCGACGGCAACCGGGCGCTGGCCGACGGGGCCGCGCAGCTCGACGGCGCCGTGGCGCAGCTCGCGTCGGGCCTCGGCCTGCTCCGCTCGCAGACCAGCACGCTCACACAGGATACGCAGCGACTCGCCGACGGTGCGGGCCAGGTCGCGGCCGGCACCGACCAGATCAACCAGACCGTGCAGTCCGTCACGCAGCAGCTGCTCGATGCGACCAGCAACGCCTCCGCCGACATCGACGCTCTGGCCGCACAACTCACCGCGCTGGCCGACCAGTGCGAGGCCGAGGTCCCGGTCGAGGGCTGTGCCGCCCTGCGCGAGGCTGCCAACCAGTCCGACGAGCTCAAGGCCTTCGTGGGCACGGTCCGCGGCCAGGCCGAGCAGGTACGTGCCGACACCGCGACCCTCGCAGCCGGTGCCAACCAGGTCGCGGCCGGCAACCGCCAGCTCGCCGGTGCGGTCCCGACCCTGATCAGCGCGCTCGACCAGGCCGCGGGCGGGGCCTCGGCCCTGGCCGACGGTTCGGGTCGCCTCGCCGACGGTGCCGCCACGGCGGCCTCCGGAGCAGACGAGCTCGCGGCCGGCGTCGGGCAGCTGGTCGACGGCGCCGAGCAGCTCGTGACCGGTGCGTCCGACCTCGCCGACGGTCTCGCGGACGGTGCTGACGAGGTCCCCGTCTACGGCGACGAGGAGCGCGCGAACCTCGCCTCCACGGTCGCCACCCCGATCGAGGACGCCGCGAAGCGCGTGAACGGCGTCGAGAACTACGGCACCGCGCTCGCCCCGTACTTCATGGCCCTCGCTCTCTGGGTGGGCGCCATGGCGATCTACCTCCTGCTCCGGCCGTTCTCCGACCGGGCGATCGCCTCGACGGCCGGCAGCGCCAGGATCGCGCTGGCCGGACTCGCGCCGGGGGTGGTCCTCTCCGCGGTCCAGGCGCTGCTGCTCGTGGCGGTCGTCGAAGGCGCGGTCGGCATCCAGCCGGCCGACCGACTGCTGCTCGTCGGCACGGCCCTGGCTGCGGGCGTCGTGTTCACGGCGCTCAACCAGATGTTCATCGCCCTCTTCGGTGCTGCGGGGCGCTTCCTCGCCCTCGTCGTCGTCTCCCTGCAGCTGACCTCGGCCGGAGGCACGTACCCGATCGAGACCGCGCCCGGGTTCTTCAACTTCTTCCACGACCTGCTGCCGATGACCTATGTCGTCGATCTGTTCCGCGCGGCGACCGCTGGTGGCGGCCAGTCGGTGGCGCGCGACTTCTCCGCGCTGGGGGTCTTCACGGTGCTGGCCCTGTCGGTCACCGTCATCGCGGCCCACCGTCGCCAGCGGGTCACGATGGGGCGCCTGCACCCCGAGCTGGTCGTCTGA